The DNA sequence GGGCAATTTTAAGCTTCAGCTTGATCTTTTCACCCAGGGTGACTTCACCCAACTGGGGCTTTTCACCTTTTTTCATCTGCTGAAACAGCTCTTTGGATTTCTCCTTGGGCAGTTTGAAGAATGCCTGACTCAGTACACCGCCGCACAGGTCCAGTAACTTTGGAAAGTTCAAGGTTGGCTTGCCGGGCTGCTCTGGAGCTGTCGCCGGTTTCACACCCTCATCCATATCGTACAGGTTGGTTTTGCTCTCGGAATTGTTACTCATAATTCTACTTCCTGATACATCATTACCACGGCGCGTTCATTGTCTATGTTGTTAGCGCCCCTCCAAAGTCGCCAAGATTGCCACGTCTGGCCCGTTACCGCAATCACCGGTTGAAGTTGTCTTTTTAGCCCCCATATAGGCTGTTCATGCCGTTGAATTGGCGGCAAAAAGTTATCAAACAATATGAGGTGCCCCATGGCATTTGAAACACAGATCGAGAAAATCAGCTACGCCATCGGCACCGACATTGGCCGTCAACTGCAGTCCCAGGAGCTGGAATTGGACGCCGCTGCTTTGAGTGCTGCAATCTGCGACACCCTCAACGGTGCAGAGCCACAACTTTCCGGCGAAGAGATCAACGCCGCCATGACCGCACTGATGGAACAGCAACAGGCCAAGCAGCAACGCGCTGCAGAAGCCGCCGCCGCTGCTGGTGAAGAAAACCGCAAAGCCGGTGAAGCGTTCCTGGCTGAAAACGCCCAGCGCGACGAGGTTGTAGTACTTGAGAGTGGCCTGCAATACGAAATCATCACCGAAGGCACGGGCGACAAGCCTGGGCGTGACAGCACCGTGGAAGTTCACTACGCGGGCACCCTGATCAACGGTAACGAGTTTGACAGCTCCATCAAACGTGGCCAGCCAGCCAGCTTTGGTGTAACCCAGGTTATCGCCGGCTGGACCGAAGGCCTGCAGCTGATGCCGGAAGGCTCCAAGTGGCGTTTCTTTATCCCGGCTGACCTGGCTTACGGTGACCGCGCCATGGGTCCACACCTGCCAGCTGGCTCCACACTGATTTTTGAAGTAGAGCTTCTGAAAGCTAACATCTAAAACCAGTATTCGTTAGCTGGAATGTACAGGCTCTGATACCATTCAGGGCCTGTTTTATTTTGTCTGAAGGAAATCTAATGGCTACTGAAATCAAAGCCTGTGGTGTCGAAATCAAGAACAACGAAGTGCTGATTTGCCCGCTGGTAAAAAGCGGCGAACTGTTCACCGTTCCGGATCTGCGCCAGCAGCGCTTGCAAGTTAACAATGCGGATGATCAAAGCCAGATTCAGGCGTTCCAGCGCACCTTCAGTAAACTGATGAAAGATTACGGCATCACCCAGGTTGCCATTCGCTCGCGCCCCCAGAAAGGTAAATTTGCCGGCGGCGCAGTGGGTTTTAAGCTGGAAGCAGCCATTCAGTTGATTGATGGGCTGACTGTGACGCTACTCACCAACACCCAGATCAATGAACAGCTGAAGCACACCCCACTGTTTATCGACTTTGCCGAAACCGGGCTGAAAAAGTTTCTGGAGCCGGCTTTTACCACTGTGTTTGCTGCATTGAGCAAGAAAAACGGCTGATCAACCAGTTTCAACAACCTGTTAACGGGTGGCCTCCTCCAGCTGCCCTATCAATCTAATCGCCTCTTCGCGAGACTCACCACACACATACTCTGCTGGCAAAAAGTGACGACAGGTATCCGGGTACTGCTCGGTATCCCAGATTTTGCACTGGCGAGTATCGGCATCGAGATTCACACAAATAACACCGGCAGGCTTACCTTTAGGCATGCCCGGCAACGGGTGATTGATTGATGGCGCAATACAGCAGGCGCCACAATTGGGTCGGCAGTTCAAATCTGGATTCCTGAGGCGTCACTATTGGGCCAGGCTCAATTTTCGCACACGCTAACCCCGCAGACTAAAACAGCCTGCAGGGCGATGTGCGCAACAAATGATTTATACAGTCGCCAGATCAGGCAACCGGATTCACATTTTCCGCTTGCGGCCCTTTTTGGCCCTGCACCACATCCATAGTGACCTTCTGGCCTTCGGCAAGCGAGCGTCGACCGCTGCCGCTAATAGCGCTGAAGTGAACAAAAACATCCGGGCCACCTTCCTGCGCTATGAAACCAAAACCTTTTTCGTCGTTAAACCACTTAACCGTGCCTGTTACCTGTGACATACCTTGCCTTTCTTTGTTGCTGAAAACTTTACCATTCTCAGTGTAGTTGATAATTGCCAATTGTTTTGGCGAAACAGCATTATAGAAAGGCAGTATTAAAGAAAAATGTTATCTATATAACAGTGTTGACGGCCATTTCAGTAACGAACTAACCGTCAATCACTCGAATAAAATTAATTCACCAGCTCCAAAGCCAACTTCTTAACAGCGCAGAAATCCGTTTTACCACTGCCCAGCTTGGGAATTTCAGTAACCGGATAAATTTCTGATGGAATCATCAGGTTATTACACTTGGCGGACAGAAGCGCATCACGAATGGCCTCCGGCGAAGTACCATCAGCCAGTAGCAACACCACTTTCTCGCCCTTTTTGGCATCTGGCAGATTGACCGCAGCCACTTCCAATTCCGGCATTTGCATCACATCGCGCACTGTTTGCTCTACGGCTCCAAGACTGACCATTTCACCGCCCAGTTTGGCAAAACGCGAGAAACGATCGACGATGGTGAGAAATCCATCACGATCCACATACCCTTTATCGCCGGTTTTGTACCAACGAATTCCATCCTGTTCCAATATGGCTTCGCAGGTCTTTTCTTCGTCATTCAGGTAGCAGCTCATTACCTGGCTCCCCCCCACCAATACAAGCCCAGCCTCCTCTGTCGGCAGCTCCTGTAATGTGTCTGGATCGACAATTCGAAAACTGGTACCTGGCAGTGGCAGGCCCACCGTACCAATCTTGCTGCCCAGCTGGACTTTAAAGTCATTGGGATCCAACCTGTCCGGGACATTGACGCTGGCAACCGGCGAGGTCTCGGTGGCACCATAGCCTTCGTAAATCTCTTTGTTGAATTTCAGTTTGAATGCTTCACGCACATCCGGAGAAAGTTTCTCCGCGCCAGCAACAACCAGCCTCAATGATTCCAGCATTAAAGGCTGAACCTTGGTATTGCGGGTATAAAGCCTCAGAAAGGTCGCTGTTGCGCACAGAATGGTGGCGCGGTAGCGAGCGATTGCTTTGCCGATATTTACTGCATCAGTCGGGTCCGGGTGAAATACCACTGGAATCCCTTCAATCAGTGGCATGAACTGGGTAACGGACAAACCAAAAGCGTGAAATGGTGGCAACGTTCCCATCATCACATCCCCATCTTCCATGTTCAGCACTTCGCTCATCTGTTTGACGTTGGTCATGACATTGCGGTGGCTCAGAACTACCCCTTTGGGAACTCCTTCACTGCCACTGGAAAACAGAATCGCTGCAGGTGAGTCTATTGTGGTGCGAACTGTAACCAGTATTTTCAGAAGCCACGCCGGGAGCAAGCGCACGGCTACCAGCCAGGTAACAAAGGTTCGCTTGTGTATGGAGGCCCGTAATTCCTCCAGATAAATCACCTGCATACCTTGCAATACCGCATCTACATCAATGCCCTTACCGCGCAGCTTTTCGACAAATTTTTTCGATGTATAAACAGTCCTTACCCGGGCCTTTTTCAAAGCTGACTGTTGCGCGTCCACTGAAGCCGTAAAGTTGATATTGACCAGTGTTTTGCCCCGCAACAATGCCGCCATATTAGCGATGGCTGAACCGCTGGCGCCGGGCAATAAAAAACCGACATTTTGCTCTTTAGCCTGAATTTCCATCTTGCGGGAAAATGCAATTGCCGCAGCCAACATGCGGTAGTTGGAAAGGCTGGCCCCAATGGAGTCCGCAGCCGACATTTCCGAACCATTGCGTTTTACGGTATCAATCCATGCTTCCGGCAGGGTCGGGAGCCCCTGGGTGTAGGTGTCCCATGAGTGGGTGGACAGTTCAAATATCTTGCTCTTTAACTGTTCTGCCGTGGTGCTGTCCGGCAACGGTTCCCCAAACGCGACAACAATGTCGCGCACCAAGCCGCGGCTCGTTGAACTGCCAAGGCGATCGCTGGAGCGGGAAAAACGGCTGCCCCACAAACCGCGCAGATAAAAGGGCACAATTTCCGCACCGGTATCTGCTGCTGCGGTTTCAAAACCACGCTGGAATTCCGCCAGATTTCCGGTGCGGCTGATCACCCCTTCCGGGAACAGACATACCACTTCGCCCTGCTTCAACAATTCGTTAATGGTTTTCATCGCGGTTTTGGTGCTGCGGCCACCGATAGGAATAGCCCCCATCAGATCCAGGAACCACTTCAGGTACCAGCGCTGGTAAAAATCCTTATACATCACAAATCGCACCGGCCTTGGCGAGGCAATCTGAACAATCGCCCAATCAATCCAGCTGATGTGATTGCCCAGCAGCAATACCCCTCCCTGTCCCGGCAGATTGTGGAGCCCCTGAACATTGAGTTTGTAGCGGCGACCTATAATCAGTGCTGCCACATAACGGGCAAACGCCTGGGGTAATTTCAACAACGTCCACACTGCACCACCACAGGCCAGCATCGCCACCAGAATAAACAGGGTTTTGGTGCCAGCTCCCACCGCAGAAATGACGGCTGTAAGAATCAACACCCCCAACATACCGATATTCTGAACCCAATTATTCCCTGCGAGGATTTTGCCAAGTTCATTCTTGCCAGCGTGAAACTGGATCAGCGCGTTTAGCGGTACCGCAATAAAGCCCCCACCAATGCCCAGGATCACGAAGTTGACCATTGCACCGGTAATGGTTTGCAGCGAGGGAATCAATGCCAGGGTTGCTGCCATCAAGGCGGCACCAATCGGCAGTGTGCCGGTTTCGATATAGGCGCGTGAAGCTCGTCCGGCGATTAATGAGCCGAGCATAATGCCGATGCCTGAACAGGCGAGCGCCCCCTGCACCAGCACTGTGTTGTCGATACCCATTTCCGCTTTGGCAAAAGCGGGGAATGCCGCGAGCAAGACTTGGCCAATACCCCAGAACATGGTCAGTCCAATAATGGAGCGCCAGATAATTTTGCGGTGACTAATTGCGTGGATGGTTTCTTTTAGCGCTTTTCCACTGCGATACTCCGCCATATCAAAGTGCATTTCCCGGTTGGTTTGCGATGTGGAGGGCAGTCGATAGCAGAACAAGAACTCTGCAACTGACAACGCCACCAGCACCCAACCCAATGGAGCAATCAAAGTGAGGATCTCGCTTTCACTTCTGAATGCCTGATCTGCCAGTCGATTTTCAAAAAGGACGGAAAAGAAAAAGATACCAGCCAGAATTGCGATGGTTGTCATAGCCTGAACGCCACCATTGGCACGCCCCAACAAATCCTTACCCACCAACTCTTTTATGTAGCCATATTTTGCCGGCGAGTAGAGGGCGCTCTGCACGGCCAATAAAAAGGTCAGACAGAAAGCGGGCCAGAACCAGCCCATGTAGTAACAGAGGGTAATCAGTAAAGTGATCGCAATGGCTGCGGCTGCTGAATACCTAAGCACTTTTGGCTTGTCATATTTATCTGACAGAAAGCCGGCTGGTGTCATTAATAGGATAAAAGGTAACAGAATCAGCGCATTGACGATGGCAGTCAGTACAACCTGTTCTGTGCCATCGTAGATTTTAAAAACGGTATTCTGGACCATGATCTTGTGACCCAGGTCCACAAAGGCATTCAGGAATACCACTGCCATGTAGGGCAAAAATCCTGCAATCCGGTGCAGCGCTTTCATGTGTTGATCCTCTATAGCTATTGTTCTTGATTCGGGATGGCCTGCACTCTACTCAAAGAACCAAAATACACAACTTTTTTTGATTAAGTGGTATTTTTTTGATCTTCAAGTATTATTATTTGATACTTTTTTAACTAGTAATCTATCGAGGCCTTTGTGTCGGAAACCGATTCCCTGTTTGGAGCCCTTAAACATTACCTGAAAGCGGATGGTAAAACCTACCGCGATCTGGCTCTGGCTTTGGAAATTTCCGAGTCCAGCGTAAAACGGATCTTCGCAAATCGCGATTTGTCGCTTAGCCGGTTGGGACAAATCTGCAGTTGGCTGGGAATTACCATTTCTGATCTTTCTGAATTTGCCAGTCGACAGCAACCCAAACTTGAACAGCTTGACTGTCAACTTGAGCAACAGATTATTGAAGATCCCCTGCTATTACTGGTAGCCACCTGTGTGATGAACCATTGGCAATTGGGTGAGATCATCGGCTTCTATCGATTACCGGAAGCGCTGTGTATTCAAAAGCTGATACAGCTGGATCGCATTGGCATAATTAACCTGCTTCCTGGCAACCGTATCAAATTGCGCATTACACCTAACTTTCGTTGGCAGCCTAATGGACCAATTCAACGCTTTTTCCAGAAAAGTATCGCTGACGAATTTTTTGATTCCCAGTTCACCGCCAGGGATGATCAGCTGATTGTCCTCAACGGAACCCTCTCCTCATCATCCAACCAGGCGTTTCAAACTCTTATGCGCAGACTCGCAGAGGAGTTCAATGCACTGACTAAAAACGACCTTGCATTGCCGCTGGACCAACGCCATGGGACCACAGTTGTTATTGCCATGCGCCGTTGGAGTCCCAGTTTTTTTGATGATTTCAAGCGCGACTAATTGAACGCCTAGCGACTATCATCGTTGGCAGCGATCTGTTTAAAGCTCTGGCACTGCTGTTGTAGCTGTTCTTTCAAGGCTGCCAGCCGTTTCTTTTTCTCCAGTGAAAAAAGCTGTAAACCAAGCAGGCTTTGACCTTTCTCCCCAAATCCATCCCCCTCCAGAATATGAATTATTGCGCTTTCCAAAAAACAGTCCATTGCCTGTAGATCTGCCAGTGCATCACACCAGGCGACCAAATTGGTCAACATGAGCTGCTGCTCTCGTTTTGACGACATCACATCCTCCTCGACCCAAGCACTGTATAAATATATAGCTTTACGCTAATGATATTCAAGCTAAACTTTCTGGATGTGTTAACACTCATACTTGAAGATGGATGTTTCAAATGACAATTCAGTCTATTCGCTATCAAAATCTAAAAATTCTGCTGGCAGACGCGGCAAACAGCCAGGCTGAACTGGCCAGGCGCGCAGGTACTCACCCTGCCTACATCAGCCAGATTCTCAATGGAACTCCGCTGCCTTCTGGTAAGCCTCGATCTGTTGGCGACCGCCTGGCTCGATCCCTGGAAACAGCTTTTGATAAGCAGCACGGCTGGATGGATGAAACCCATCCACAGCATCACGTGAGTGAAAATCACCCTGAATACAGGACAAAGCGCCAGACGCTTGTTGAACTAGCAAAGACCCTTGAGGAGTCGCAGCTGGATAAAGCAATCCGTCAACTGACAAACCTTATGGATACACGGTAATTTACTGGCAAACAGCAGCAGGGACTGAGTCTATTGGTACTTCAACTGGCGCAAGCCATCCCAGAAGATCCCTTTGTATGGTATGCCGAATAAAATCCATCGGATCGCAGTATCGCCTTGCCTGAAGCCAAAGATGCTGGCTTTGCCAAGTGAGGTAGGATTCACAACAACCCAATTTACGCTCAACCGCCCAGGCATTAATCACACCCAACTCTTGCAACAGTTCGCCTTGCTGCTGCCAGACCAATTTAAATGCCGGGATTGCCGGTGATTTAATCCAGACTTGATACATCACTGTGAACACGTTTTCCCTCCTGGATTAATCGCTGTATTTTTATTTGAAGTTCACTTTGACGTTGACGCACCCAACTGCAGGTAATGTCCAGGCCATTGCTAATGCTGGGCGAGACACCACTATCGGGGCTGGAAGTGATATTCACAAATGCTTCAAAAATAAAATGGTTGAGCGATGTCAGCTCCACCAGTTCATCATAAAAATCAATTACCTGACCCAGTTCAACGGTCAAGGAATCGCCAGCCTTCTTTCCTTTCTGATCTCTTGCCTGAGGCATACACGGTCACTCCATACACCATTACGCCATATATGACGTTGCATGAGCCATTTAAACATGACATTAATGTCGTGTCTATACATAGAGAATTCCATGAAAAGATCAATACCACCGGAAAACTCGCTCTACCCGGAATTTCAGCGTTACAGCCAACAGCTGAGAGAACGGATCACCATGCTGAGGAAGGAGCGGGGACTCACCCAGGAAGATATGCAGTCCTTTGGTTTGTCTCTTCGCCAGTATCAACGTATTGAAAGTGGTGAAACCGAGAACATTACATTGGCAAACCTCTACCGCCTTGCCATAGCATTTGAATTAACCCCAGCTGAGCTTATGGACGTTTAATCAGCTTCAAAACAAAAGCCCCCACCTTAACGGCGGGGGCTTTTGCATTCTTGCGGTAATAATCCTTATTAGGGCCTGTTAAATCACCCCTCTACGCTCCTGATCACGCTCAATGGATTTAAACAAGGCACCGAAGTTACCTTCTCCAAAACCCTGGTGGCTAGCGCGCTGAATAATCTCGATAAAGATGGGGCCAAACAGGTTTTTGGTAAAAATCTGCAACAGGTAACCCTGCTCATCACCATCCACCAGTACCTGATGATCCATGATGCGTTGTTTATCTTCACGTACGTTACGCACACGGGCAAACGCCTCGTCGTAATAATCTTCATCGATATCTAAAGTCTCGATAGAAGATCCTTTCATCTTATCCAGTGATGCCAGGATGTCGTCGGTCAAAAATGCCAGGTGCTGAACACCGGGACCTTTGTACTCATCCAGATATTCATCAATCTGGTTGTTGTTATCGTCTTTACCTTCGTTGATCGGTATACAGAAACTTCCATCCGGTGAACGCAGTGCGTAAGAAAGCAGAGCGGTTTTTTTGCCTTTGATATCAAAGTAGCGCACTTCGGTAAATCCGAATACGTTTTTGTAAAACTCGGACCACTGCTCCATAGTGCCTTTGTAAACATTGTTGGTAAGGTGATCGACAACCGTAAACCCTTTGTCTTCTACGATCACCGGATTTTCCAGGTCAACAAAGTCGCTTTCGTAAATTGATCCCTTGTCACCAAACTTGTCGATCAGATAAATCAGGCTGTCGCCAATACCATATATTGCCGGATATGGCAGATCCTTGTCATTGGCAGCAACCGGTTTGGCACCACGCTCAACGGCTGTTTTAAAAGCCGCTTCCGCATCATCCACACGCCAGCCCATTGAGCAGATAGAGGGACCGTGCG is a window from the Porticoccaceae bacterium LTM1 genome containing:
- a CDS encoding acyl-[ACP]--phospholipid O-acyltransferase translates to MKALHRIAGFLPYMAVVFLNAFVDLGHKIMVQNTVFKIYDGTEQVVLTAIVNALILLPFILLMTPAGFLSDKYDKPKVLRYSAAAAIAITLLITLCYYMGWFWPAFCLTFLLAVQSALYSPAKYGYIKELVGKDLLGRANGGVQAMTTIAILAGIFFFSVLFENRLADQAFRSESEILTLIAPLGWVLVALSVAEFLFCYRLPSTSQTNREMHFDMAEYRSGKALKETIHAISHRKIIWRSIIGLTMFWGIGQVLLAAFPAFAKAEMGIDNTVLVQGALACSGIGIMLGSLIAGRASRAYIETGTLPIGAALMAATLALIPSLQTITGAMVNFVILGIGGGFIAVPLNALIQFHAGKNELGKILAGNNWVQNIGMLGVLILTAVISAVGAGTKTLFILVAMLACGGAVWTLLKLPQAFARYVAALIIGRRYKLNVQGLHNLPGQGGVLLLGNHISWIDWAIVQIASPRPVRFVMYKDFYQRWYLKWFLDLMGAIPIGGRSTKTAMKTINELLKQGEVVCLFPEGVISRTGNLAEFQRGFETAAADTGAEIVPFYLRGLWGSRFSRSSDRLGSSTSRGLVRDIVVAFGEPLPDSTTAEQLKSKIFELSTHSWDTYTQGLPTLPEAWIDTVKRNGSEMSAADSIGASLSNYRMLAAAIAFSRKMEIQAKEQNVGFLLPGASGSAIANMAALLRGKTLVNINFTASVDAQQSALKKARVRTVYTSKKFVEKLRGKGIDVDAVLQGMQVIYLEELRASIHKRTFVTWLVAVRLLPAWLLKILVTVRTTIDSPAAILFSSGSEGVPKGVVLSHRNVMTNVKQMSEVLNMEDGDVMMGTLPPFHAFGLSVTQFMPLIEGIPVVFHPDPTDAVNIGKAIARYRATILCATATFLRLYTRNTKVQPLMLESLRLVVAGAEKLSPDVREAFKLKFNKEIYEGYGATETSPVASVNVPDRLDPNDFKVQLGSKIGTVGLPLPGTSFRIVDPDTLQELPTEEAGLVLVGGSQVMSCYLNDEEKTCEAILEQDGIRWYKTGDKGYVDRDGFLTIVDRFSRFAKLGGEMVSLGAVEQTVRDVMQMPELEVAAVNLPDAKKGEKVVLLLADGTSPEAIRDALLSAKCNNLMIPSEIYPVTEIPKLGSGKTDFCAVKKLALELVN
- a CDS encoding helix-turn-helix transcriptional regulator; its protein translation is MTIQSIRYQNLKILLADAANSQAELARRAGTHPAYISQILNGTPLPSGKPRSVGDRLARSLETAFDKQHGWMDETHPQHHVSENHPEYRTKRQTLVELAKTLEESQLDKAIRQLTNLMDTR
- a CDS encoding FKBP-type peptidyl-prolyl cis-trans isomerase; amino-acid sequence: MAFETQIEKISYAIGTDIGRQLQSQELELDAAALSAAICDTLNGAEPQLSGEEINAAMTALMEQQQAKQQRAAEAAAAAGEENRKAGEAFLAENAQRDEVVVLESGLQYEIITEGTGDKPGRDSTVEVHYAGTLINGNEFDSSIKRGQPASFGVTQVIAGWTEGLQLMPEGSKWRFFIPADLAYGDRAMGPHLPAGSTLIFEVELLKANI
- the hppD gene encoding 4-hydroxyphenylpyruvate dioxygenase, producing the protein MSTVENPLGLRGIEFTEYATPNIDFMKNVFADFGFSLLKKHKEKEIYYYNQNDIHFLLNLDSDGHAGQFAKAHGPSICSMGWRVDDAEAAFKTAVERGAKPVAANDKDLPYPAIYGIGDSLIYLIDKFGDKGSIYESDFVDLENPVIVEDKGFTVVDHLTNNVYKGTMEQWSEFYKNVFGFTEVRYFDIKGKKTALLSYALRSPDGSFCIPINEGKDDNNNQIDEYLDEYKGPGVQHLAFLTDDILASLDKMKGSSIETLDIDEDYYDEAFARVRNVREDKQRIMDHQVLVDGDEQGYLLQIFTKNLFGPIFIEIIQRASHQGFGEGNFGALFKSIERDQERRGVI
- a CDS encoding DUF3010 family protein, whose amino-acid sequence is MATEIKACGVEIKNNEVLICPLVKSGELFTVPDLRQQRLQVNNADDQSQIQAFQRTFSKLMKDYGITQVAIRSRPQKGKFAGGAVGFKLEAAIQLIDGLTVTLLTNTQINEQLKHTPLFIDFAETGLKKFLEPAFTTVFAALSKKNG
- a CDS encoding YkgJ family cysteine cluster protein is translated as MNCRPNCGACCIAPSINHPLPGMPKGKPAGVICVNLDADTRQCKIWDTEQYPDTCRHFLPAEYVCGESREEAIRLIGQLEEATR
- a CDS encoding helix-turn-helix transcriptional regulator, whose translation is MKRSIPPENSLYPEFQRYSQQLRERITMLRKERGLTQEDMQSFGLSLRQYQRIESGETENITLANLYRLAIAFELTPAELMDV
- a CDS encoding cold-shock protein — protein: MSQVTGTVKWFNDEKGFGFIAQEGGPDVFVHFSAISGSGRRSLAEGQKVTMDVVQGQKGPQAENVNPVA
- a CDS encoding helix-turn-helix transcriptional regulator; this encodes MSETDSLFGALKHYLKADGKTYRDLALALEISESSVKRIFANRDLSLSRLGQICSWLGITISDLSEFASRQQPKLEQLDCQLEQQIIEDPLLLLVATCVMNHWQLGEIIGFYRLPEALCIQKLIQLDRIGIINLLPGNRIKLRITPNFRWQPNGPIQRFFQKSIADEFFDSQFTARDDQLIVLNGTLSSSSNQAFQTLMRRLAEEFNALTKNDLALPLDQRHGTTVVIAMRRWSPSFFDDFKRD